The following coding sequences lie in one Arachis stenosperma cultivar V10309 chromosome 5, arast.V10309.gnm1.PFL2, whole genome shotgun sequence genomic window:
- the LOC130980922 gene encoding uncharacterized protein LOC130980922, with product MAALAEVPWLDDDMTPPPPDNNDKEVTIPWGGWVHKKPPARRRSRARAARPSPATAAAPSSSTTPSSAAAYLPPPPAPKPTYLLGIELPPLPDPPASDEQDHPEEDAEEPAQQDVPPETHVTIEPKEMQQPVPQPQPEPEPTGVPIPDPQD from the exons ATGGCCGCATTAGCCGAGGTTCCTTGGCTGGATGATGATATGACACCACCACCCCCAGATAACAATGACAAGGAGGTTACTATTCCTTGGGGTGGCTGGGTGCACAAGAAGCCCCCGGCTAGACGCCGTTCTCGGGCTAGGGCAGCTAGACCTTCACCCGCCACAGCAGCAGCTCCATCCTCTTCTACAACCCCTTCTTCAGCCGCAGCCTAtctaccaccaccaccagcacCTAAGCCGACATACCTACTG GGTATTGAGCTACCTCCGCTCCCAGACCCTCcagcctccgatgagcaggatcatccgGAGGAGGATGCTGAGGAGCCGGCTCAGCAGGATGTACCACCAGAGACACATGTCACTATAGAGCCCAAAGAGATGCAGCAGCCAGTACCACAGCCTCAGCCAGAGCCAGAGCCTACTGGTGTACCTATCCCTGATCCTCAggattag